The following coding sequences are from one Pueribacillus theae window:
- a CDS encoding mandelate racemase/muconate lactonizing enzyme family protein: MKIVDIIEQAVPIKSSIRNAYIDFSKMNASVVAIVTDVIKNGRPVIGYGFNSNGRYAPSGLLRERFIPRLMQAKPDEILNPEGTNFDPHRIWDVLMTGEKPGGHGERSVAVGVLDMAIWDLVAKIEEKPLYQLLADRYRSGKIDKNVFVYAAGGYYSPEKDIQKLQEEMKHYLNLGYSVVKMKIGGASLDEDLRRIEAVLELVPSGQSLAVDANGRFDLETAIQYAEKLEPYNLFWFEEAGDPLDYKLQAELSNHYKPAMATGENLFSMQDARNLIRYGGMRPDRDILQFDCALSYGLVEYLRILEMLEEHGWSPRQCIPHGGHQMSLNIAAGLGLGGNESYPGVFQPFGGFADDYPVENGYVGLPDIPGIGFEAKSNLISLLRSVAE, translated from the coding sequence TTGAAAATTGTAGACATTATAGAACAAGCTGTACCCATTAAATCAAGCATACGTAATGCGTATATCGATTTTAGTAAGATGAATGCTTCAGTCGTTGCAATAGTAACTGATGTGATAAAAAACGGGAGACCTGTGATTGGTTATGGATTTAATTCAAATGGTCGATATGCTCCTAGTGGATTGCTCAGAGAGCGTTTTATTCCAAGGTTAATGCAAGCAAAGCCTGATGAAATATTAAATCCTGAAGGAACAAATTTTGATCCACATCGGATTTGGGATGTCTTAATGACTGGTGAAAAGCCTGGCGGCCATGGAGAACGTTCTGTTGCAGTTGGAGTACTTGATATGGCGATTTGGGATCTCGTCGCGAAAATAGAAGAGAAACCCCTCTATCAATTGCTTGCAGATCGTTATCGATCGGGTAAAATAGATAAAAATGTTTTCGTCTACGCAGCTGGGGGCTATTACAGTCCTGAAAAGGATATTCAGAAATTGCAAGAAGAGATGAAGCATTATTTAAATCTAGGATATTCCGTCGTTAAAATGAAAATTGGCGGTGCCAGTTTAGACGAGGATTTGCGAAGAATTGAAGCTGTCCTTGAATTAGTGCCTAGTGGGCAATCCCTCGCTGTTGATGCTAACGGCAGATTTGATTTAGAAACAGCGATTCAATATGCAGAAAAATTGGAGCCGTATAACTTATTTTGGTTTGAAGAAGCGGGCGATCCGCTTGATTATAAATTGCAAGCTGAACTTTCAAATCATTATAAACCTGCGATGGCAACAGGTGAAAATCTCTTTTCAATGCAGGATGCACGGAATTTGATACGCTACGGGGGGATGAGGCCGGATCGGGATATTCTCCAATTCGATTGCGCCCTAAGCTATGGTTTAGTCGAATATTTAAGAATCTTGGAAATGCTCGAGGAGCATGGATGGTCTCCCCGTCAATGTATCCCACATGGAGGGCATCAAATGTCACTAAATATTGCCGCTGGACTAGGGCTAGGAGGGAATGAATCTTATCCCGGGGTATTTCAACCATTTGGTGGTTTTGCTGATGATTACCCGGTAGAAAATGGGTATGTAGGTTTACCAGATATCCCTGGAATTGGATTTGAAGCAAAATCTAATTTAATCAGTTTACTTCGTTCAGTAGCTGAATAA
- a CDS encoding GntR family transcriptional regulator encodes MENFQLTEQDRATLQFKVTTKLREAILKGHFKMGERLIQEEWAEKLGVSRMPIREALRQLEVEGLVRIEPRRGAIVTPISKEDIEEIYQLRAMLEGKAVEMSLPHLDEEDVQELEILNNEMAKLKVDEIDVEKYMNLNAKFHKILRSGCPWRRIHGIIDTLWKGIPPYTPSLLVNHLNDSLQEHESMLEYVKRGDSEALKEVMEEHILRTRDKLITIINHS; translated from the coding sequence ATGGAGAATTTCCAGTTGACTGAGCAAGATCGAGCGACATTACAATTTAAAGTAACAACTAAGCTTAGAGAAGCGATATTAAAAGGCCACTTTAAGATGGGTGAACGATTAATTCAAGAAGAGTGGGCAGAAAAATTAGGAGTTAGCCGGATGCCTATTCGTGAGGCTCTGCGCCAACTTGAAGTTGAAGGGCTTGTCCGTATTGAGCCAAGGCGGGGAGCCATTGTGACACCGATTTCAAAAGAAGATATAGAAGAGATCTATCAGTTGAGAGCGATGTTAGAAGGAAAAGCAGTTGAAATGTCATTACCGCATTTAGATGAAGAAGATGTTCAAGAATTGGAAATATTGAATAACGAAATGGCAAAATTAAAAGTGGATGAAATTGACGTGGAAAAATACATGAATTTAAATGCTAAGTTCCACAAAATTTTAAGATCGGGTTGTCCTTGGAGAAGAATACATGGGATTATCGATACATTATGGAAAGGAATTCCACCATATACTCCGAGTCTTCTTGTCAATCATTTGAACGACTCGCTCCAAGAGCACGAATCAATGCTCGAATATGTAAAGCGTGGAGATTCCGAAGCATTAAAAGAAGTAATGGAGGAACATATTTTGAGAACGCGAGATAAACTAATCACGATTATTAATCATTCGTAA
- a CDS encoding CaiB/BaiF CoA transferase family protein, with protein sequence MAGPLQGIRVIDVTTNVSGPSLTMILADLGAEVIKIEKPDIGDDSRMMGPLWKGEGVYYLNINRNKRSIVINIRSEEGKKLVYDFVKDADVFVENFRFGKAEKMGFGYQDLQEINPALIYCSLSAYGQEGIKRYKPGYDAIVQADTGIMGINGSEDEGVARVAVSILDQGSAMWGAIGIISALYHRLKTGEGQKVETSLYETGIFWMGYHMLAYMATGEEPVKLGSNHASFAPYGAYETADNPVMIGVSNNSLFEKVCKVIGKEEWIEDKRFKTNLDRVKNRKELNHLIEKILKTKRSEYWITKFEETGVPSSMIQPVSAIMTNEQTESINMLTEIQHRKINDLKIPRLPFQLSKTSLEIKKAPPLLGEDTEAILKERGVNQETIDELIEKGIIQKND encoded by the coding sequence TTGGCTGGACCGCTTCAAGGAATTCGCGTTATTGATGTTACCACTAATGTTTCTGGTCCAAGTTTGACGATGATTTTAGCAGATCTAGGAGCTGAAGTGATTAAAATTGAAAAGCCGGATATTGGTGATGATTCTAGGATGATGGGCCCTTTATGGAAAGGAGAAGGAGTCTATTACTTAAATATCAACAGGAACAAACGATCCATTGTTATTAATATTAGAAGTGAAGAAGGAAAGAAACTCGTCTATGATTTTGTAAAGGACGCAGACGTTTTTGTTGAAAATTTCCGTTTTGGTAAAGCTGAAAAAATGGGATTTGGTTATCAAGACTTGCAAGAAATAAACCCAGCTTTGATCTATTGTTCCCTTTCAGCTTATGGCCAAGAAGGGATAAAACGATATAAACCTGGCTATGATGCCATTGTTCAAGCTGATACAGGTATAATGGGAATAAACGGTTCAGAAGATGAAGGTGTTGCAAGGGTTGCAGTTTCCATTTTGGACCAAGGGAGCGCAATGTGGGGAGCGATAGGAATTATTTCCGCGCTTTATCATCGCTTAAAGACTGGAGAAGGACAAAAGGTAGAAACATCACTCTATGAAACCGGTATCTTTTGGATGGGGTATCATATGCTCGCCTATATGGCAACAGGAGAGGAACCGGTTAAACTCGGATCAAATCATGCATCGTTCGCCCCGTATGGAGCATATGAGACAGCAGATAATCCAGTGATGATTGGTGTTTCAAACAACTCATTATTTGAAAAAGTATGCAAAGTCATTGGAAAAGAAGAATGGATTGAAGATAAGCGATTCAAAACGAATTTGGATCGGGTCAAGAACCGTAAAGAATTAAATCATTTAATCGAAAAAATCTTAAAAACAAAAAGGTCGGAGTATTGGATAACGAAATTTGAGGAAACAGGTGTACCAAGCTCAATGATTCAACCGGTTTCCGCCATTATGACGAATGAACAAACCGAAAGCATTAACATGCTAACAGAAATACAACATCGTAAAATAAACGATTTGAAAATCCCTCGATTGCCGTTTCAATTATCAAAAACCTCTTTAGAAATTAAAAAGGCTCCGCCGCTCTTAGGCGAAGATACCGAAGCAATTTTGAAAGAAAGAGGAGTCAATCAGGAAACGATCGACGAGTTGATCGAAAAAGGAATCATTCAAAAGAATGACTGA
- a CDS encoding DctP family TRAP transporter solute-binding subunit, with protein MKKKLFGLIAFLSILILAACGGSSEKSDSSNAGSENDGNDIQELTIKFSHVVAENTPKHQGALAMKEYIEKESDGKIKVEIYPNSSLFGDQDEYQNLVANNVQFIAPDLSKFVGQNPQFNVTSLPFAFPSDDEAIAFWDGEKGQEILRSLTDDGVLGLYMWPNGGKHMTNAKKPIEKPEDLKGMKFRTQGGQVQEAIYSALGAGSESIPFGELYTALDQGVVDGQDNTLSNIESKKFDEVQKYMTIMNHNRVDYAVFTNTKFWDSLNEPTKEIIEAGVEKGTEKARSEAKALNDAALETIKERGNVKITELTPEQIEVFKEALQPIYDQFEDEIGADVYEAIRAVSE; from the coding sequence ATGAAGAAAAAGCTGTTTGGATTGATTGCATTCTTGTCTATTTTAATATTAGCCGCATGCGGCGGCTCTTCTGAAAAAAGTGATTCAAGTAACGCAGGGAGCGAGAACGATGGAAATGATATTCAAGAATTAACGATTAAGTTCTCCCACGTTGTAGCAGAAAACACACCTAAACACCAAGGTGCTCTTGCTATGAAAGAATATATTGAAAAAGAATCTGACGGTAAAATTAAAGTTGAAATTTATCCTAATAGTTCATTATTCGGTGACCAAGATGAATATCAAAACTTAGTCGCTAACAATGTACAGTTTATCGCACCGGATCTATCTAAGTTTGTCGGACAAAATCCTCAATTTAATGTGACTTCTCTTCCTTTCGCGTTTCCAAGCGATGATGAAGCCATTGCTTTTTGGGATGGAGAAAAAGGACAAGAGATATTAAGAAGCCTAACTGATGATGGAGTGCTTGGCCTATACATGTGGCCAAACGGCGGCAAACATATGACAAATGCTAAAAAACCCATAGAAAAGCCTGAGGACTTAAAGGGCATGAAATTCCGTACACAAGGAGGACAAGTACAAGAAGCCATATATTCTGCACTGGGTGCCGGCTCCGAGTCTATTCCTTTTGGAGAGTTATATACGGCACTTGACCAAGGGGTAGTGGATGGACAGGATAACACACTAAGTAACATCGAATCTAAAAAATTTGATGAAGTACAGAAGTATATGACTATTATGAATCACAATCGAGTTGATTATGCGGTCTTCACTAACACTAAATTTTGGGATAGCTTAAATGAACCAACAAAAGAAATTATTGAAGCTGGTGTTGAAAAAGGAACAGAAAAAGCTCGTAGCGAAGCCAAAGCACTTAATGATGCCGCATTAGAAACAATTAAAGAACGCGGGAATGTCAAAATTACTGAGCTAACACCTGAACAAATTGAAGTATTTAAAGAAGCTTTACAACCGATTTACGACCAATTTGAAGACGAAATAGGCGCTGACGTATATGAGGCTATACGTGCGGTAAGTGAATAA
- a CDS encoding TRAP transporter small permease encodes MKLLTKIENVFVITFFLVGIAISLFAVFMRYVVGNSQSWATEFFTMFLVWAIFIGFATALRDDKHVSIDILFDKVGERTKKIFEMITLIFGIAFSIFFIWTGTDMVLVAFKQGIKTIDAGFPIWIYYLIMPISGALLFIRFVEKAYRFLFNKRETQEGTDPEWLQ; translated from the coding sequence TTGAAGTTATTAACTAAAATTGAGAATGTTTTTGTCATTACTTTTTTTCTTGTTGGTATTGCAATTAGTTTATTCGCTGTTTTCATGCGTTACGTAGTAGGGAATTCACAAAGTTGGGCGACTGAATTTTTTACGATGTTTCTTGTATGGGCAATATTTATAGGATTTGCCACAGCGCTTAGGGATGACAAACATGTTTCGATTGACATTCTGTTTGACAAGGTTGGTGAAAGAACGAAAAAGATTTTTGAAATGATTACGTTGATTTTTGGAATCGCTTTCAGTATTTTCTTTATTTGGACTGGAACCGATATGGTGTTAGTTGCCTTTAAGCAAGGCATCAAGACAATTGATGCTGGTTTCCCAATTTGGATTTACTATTTGATTATGCCGATTAGTGGAGCTTTATTATTCATTCGTTTTGTTGAAAAAGCGTATCGTTTCCTTTTTAACAAAAGGGAAACACAAGAGGGGACTGATCCAGAATGGCTACAGTAG
- a CDS encoding TRAP transporter large permease, with protein MATVVLLGLLFLLLFLRVPVAISLGMSSIIALWMVGFSLDTVVQKMFTGVNSTTLMAIPGFVFAGLIMAQGGISKYLIDCIRAWIGHVKGGLAVVTVVTCMIFAAISGSSPATAAAIGAVMIPMMVNSGYEKKYAMGLVATAGTLGILIPPSIPLILYGSVAEESTGKLFTAGIVPGLFLGGVLIVSAIIVAHKNNYGGLEKVPLSERWKPTLKAIWGLIMPVLILGSIYMGVVTPTEASFLAVLYSIIVSFFVYRELDLRKFKKIVIESVNTTAMIFLIIASALVFGMFLTTEQVPQQFAAWVSDSGFNKLTFIVVVNLLFFVLGMFLEPTAIILITLPIFLPILSALDINVIHFAIIMVVNMELGMITPPVGLNLFVVSGIAKEKVENVIRGVLPFFVIFIAVLIVIILVPQLSLFLIE; from the coding sequence ATGGCTACAGTAGTGTTACTTGGATTATTGTTTTTATTATTATTTCTTCGAGTACCCGTAGCAATTAGTTTAGGTATGTCTAGCATTATTGCGTTATGGATGGTCGGCTTCTCACTTGACACCGTGGTGCAAAAAATGTTTACAGGTGTGAATAGCACAACTTTAATGGCCATTCCTGGTTTTGTTTTTGCGGGGTTAATTATGGCGCAAGGTGGTATTTCTAAATATTTAATTGATTGTATACGTGCATGGATTGGCCATGTCAAAGGGGGATTGGCGGTTGTAACCGTAGTAACCTGTATGATTTTTGCGGCAATCTCTGGTTCTAGCCCTGCTACAGCTGCGGCAATTGGCGCTGTTATGATTCCTATGATGGTAAATTCCGGATATGAAAAAAAATACGCAATGGGGCTTGTTGCTACCGCAGGAACATTAGGCATTTTAATCCCGCCATCCATACCTTTGATTCTTTACGGCTCTGTAGCAGAGGAATCAACTGGTAAACTATTTACCGCTGGTATCGTACCTGGTTTATTTTTAGGCGGTGTTCTTATTGTTTCAGCCATAATTGTAGCGCATAAAAATAATTATGGAGGGTTAGAAAAGGTACCTCTCTCCGAACGTTGGAAGCCTACTTTGAAAGCAATTTGGGGATTAATCATGCCTGTATTGATTTTAGGTAGTATTTATATGGGAGTGGTAACACCAACAGAAGCCTCTTTTTTAGCAGTACTGTATTCAATCATTGTTTCGTTTTTTGTTTACCGTGAACTTGATCTAAGAAAGTTCAAGAAAATCGTGATTGAGTCTGTAAATACAACAGCGATGATCTTTTTAATTATTGCTTCTGCTTTAGTATTCGGAATGTTTTTAACGACAGAGCAAGTTCCACAGCAATTTGCTGCTTGGGTGAGTGACAGTGGATTTAATAAATTAACTTTCATCGTTGTTGTTAATCTATTATTTTTTGTCCTTGGAATGTTTTTAGAACCGACTGCTATTATTCTTATCACATTGCCGATCTTTTTGCCTATATTAAGTGCGCTTGATATCAATGTCATTCATTTCGCGATTATCATGGTCGTCAATATGGAATTAGGAATGATTACCCCGCCTGTAGGATTGAATTTATTTGTCGTTAGCGGGATTGCAAAAGAGAAGGTTGAAAATGTCATACGTGGTGTACTCCCTTTTTTCGTTATTTTCATTGCGGTCTTAATTGTTATTATTCTCGTTCCTCAACTTTCATTATTTTTAATTGAGTGA
- a CDS encoding HpcH/HpaI aldolase/citrate lyase family protein, producing the protein MEKSYLFVPGNRTDRVAKALHSNAEAVIIDLEDAVAVEEKEKVRNDVNKLLKDLSATKKKLYVRINDMNTPFWKKDVHVVASHPFLGVMLPKTNRAEEIRALEKELSNQAIIPLIETAKGILNAYEIASASSKVKRLAFGALDYCLDIGISHLQSEEALLFPRSTLVVASRAAGIKPPIDTVFSDFRDEKGLTMEAERVKSLGFYAKLCIHPKQVETINRIFSPTQSEIDWAEKVISAFERAEKKGLAAIDLDGTMIDYPVYRQALQIKERANTLS; encoded by the coding sequence ATGGAAAAATCATACTTGTTTGTTCCAGGCAATCGGACGGATCGTGTTGCAAAAGCATTACATAGTAACGCGGAAGCTGTTATTATTGATTTAGAAGATGCCGTGGCTGTTGAAGAAAAAGAGAAAGTACGGAACGATGTTAACAAACTATTAAAAGACCTTTCAGCAACTAAGAAGAAATTGTATGTGAGAATAAACGACATGAATACCCCTTTTTGGAAAAAGGATGTACATGTTGTTGCAAGCCACCCGTTTCTTGGAGTGATGTTGCCTAAAACGAATCGTGCTGAAGAAATACGAGCGTTAGAGAAAGAATTATCGAATCAAGCGATCATCCCATTAATTGAAACGGCAAAAGGAATATTAAATGCGTATGAAATTGCTTCAGCCTCTTCAAAGGTGAAACGCCTTGCTTTTGGGGCGCTTGATTATTGTTTGGATATTGGAATTTCACATTTACAGAGTGAAGAAGCGCTGTTATTTCCAAGATCGACACTTGTTGTTGCTTCAAGGGCAGCAGGTATAAAACCTCCCATCGATACCGTTTTTTCTGATTTTCGTGATGAAAAGGGGTTAACGATGGAAGCTGAACGGGTAAAAAGCTTAGGTTTTTATGCTAAATTATGTATTCATCCAAAGCAAGTGGAGACAATAAATCGCATTTTCAGTCCAACTCAAAGTGAAATTGATTGGGCAGAAAAAGTCATTTCGGCATTTGAACGAGCAGAAAAGAAAGGTTTGGCAGCGATTGATTTAGACGGTACGATGATTGACTATCCTGTCTATAGACAAGCGCTACAAATCAAAGAACGAGCAAATACCTTATCATAG
- a CDS encoding SLC13 family permease, translated as MKDQHHNIKKAVSVLVAITVFILLFFCLPDAFSFPARTVTSIICFGVILWALEPIPIGLTALIILLLMLLFHVAETEVIFSGFASPAIYLIIAGMMLAKAVNETPLIKRITYKILKKWGHHQKGLLSSLFIIPQIQAFFIPATAVRTTMMLPILSMIIKVLDAKPNSNLRKMILIGSAFAGNISGTAVMTAAIGNILTVELLSRYAGIKITYFQWFFYTFPLWLFLIPSIWYLILKMYPLSREERSFPAIQKEMDEKIKELGKMNKTEIRCFLILLFTVGLWMTEPLHHLHPSIPALVGVVIMTLPGIGCAKWEKVVNINYNTVLLLSVTLSMGYTLIDSGAVETIGSFLSVDWVYSFMQSPLVAVICVILFTQFFHKLISNVSTAVVTLIPIVLTLASNAKVDPMVLGLTTGLTSLYGFILVVETMPNLIIHSTGMIEQKDYLKPGFYASIISILATIVVAMTWWKWIGLL; from the coding sequence ATGAAAGATCAGCATCACAATATTAAAAAAGCTGTGAGTGTACTTGTTGCAATCACAGTTTTTATTCTTTTGTTTTTTTGCTTACCTGACGCTTTTTCTTTTCCTGCACGAACTGTAACGTCAATCATTTGCTTTGGCGTGATTCTCTGGGCGCTAGAGCCTATACCTATCGGTCTGACGGCATTGATTATTTTACTTCTTATGTTGCTTTTTCATGTTGCTGAGACTGAAGTAATTTTTAGTGGTTTTGCTTCTCCTGCCATTTATTTGATCATTGCTGGAATGATGCTCGCAAAAGCAGTAAATGAAACCCCCTTAATAAAAAGGATTACATACAAAATATTAAAAAAGTGGGGACATCATCAAAAAGGATTGCTTAGCAGTTTATTTATCATCCCTCAGATTCAAGCATTTTTTATTCCGGCAACTGCCGTACGTACGACGATGATGCTGCCGATCCTTTCAATGATCATTAAAGTATTGGATGCAAAACCTAATTCCAATCTAAGAAAAATGATTCTTATTGGTTCAGCTTTTGCGGGAAATATTAGTGGAACAGCAGTGATGACAGCCGCCATCGGAAATATCCTAACGGTGGAACTGCTTAGCCGATATGCAGGGATAAAAATTACTTACTTTCAATGGTTTTTCTATACATTCCCATTATGGCTTTTCTTGATTCCGTCCATATGGTATTTAATACTGAAGATGTATCCATTATCCAGGGAAGAGCGTTCATTTCCTGCGATACAAAAGGAAATGGATGAAAAAATTAAAGAACTAGGAAAAATGAACAAAACCGAAATTCGTTGTTTCCTTATCCTACTTTTTACTGTAGGGCTATGGATGACAGAGCCTTTACATCATCTTCATCCCAGCATTCCAGCTTTGGTAGGGGTAGTCATTATGACACTCCCTGGGATCGGGTGTGCGAAGTGGGAGAAGGTTGTGAACATTAATTATAACACCGTACTATTGCTTAGTGTGACGCTGTCCATGGGCTATACTTTAATTGATTCGGGTGCTGTCGAGACGATTGGCAGCTTTTTAAGTGTAGACTGGGTCTATTCTTTCATGCAGTCACCGTTAGTTGCGGTCATTTGTGTTATCCTTTTCACCCAATTTTTTCATAAATTAATCTCAAATGTTTCAACAGCTGTAGTGACGCTTATACCGATCGTGTTAACACTGGCTTCGAATGCAAAGGTAGATCCGATGGTTCTAGGCTTAACGACAGGATTAACGAGCTTGTATGGTTTTATCTTAGTCGTTGAAACAATGCCAAATCTTATCATTCATAGTACGGGAATGATTGAGCAAAAAGATTATTTAAAACCTGGTTTTTATGCTTCCATCATTTCTATTCTTGCAACGATCGTTGTTGCAATGACATGGTGGAAGTGGATTGGACTGCTTTAG